A window of the Haloarcula litorea genome harbors these coding sequences:
- the hisE gene encoding phosphoribosyl-ATP diphosphatase codes for MSDADADIVDELFAVIEDRKETLPEDSYTASLFTHEKGENAVLEKLGEETTELLLAAKDDDREELAHEAADIVYHLLVLLSMKGMDVEDLRAELAERR; via the coding sequence ATGAGCGACGCCGACGCGGACATCGTCGACGAGCTGTTCGCGGTCATCGAGGACCGCAAAGAGACGCTGCCGGAGGACTCCTACACCGCCTCGCTGTTCACCCACGAGAAAGGCGAGAACGCCGTCCTGGAGAAGCTCGGCGAGGAGACCACTGAACTGCTCCTCGCGGCGAAAGACGACGACCGCGAGGAACTCGCCCACGAGGCCGCCGACATCGTCTACCACCTGCTGGTGTTGCTGTCGATGAAGGGGATGGACGTCGAAGACCTGCGGGCGGAGCTGGCCGAGCGGCGGTAG